A single Drosophila miranda strain MSH22 chromosome XR, D.miranda_PacBio2.1, whole genome shotgun sequence DNA region contains:
- the LOC108151007 gene encoding LOW QUALITY PROTEIN: anoctamin-4 (The sequence of the model RefSeq protein was modified relative to this genomic sequence to represent the inferred CDS: substituted 1 base at 1 genomic stop codon) has translation MSSPGDRSGAKSQIFQIRVDSVDGESNARITEASSRENLIVNAAQESEHPSEQLVFQFPRFLSVPTLRNPRPETTARREVMSSPAKSERMIRHSRTKLRPRRLSQDSGIVAGRLIGFGVSAPMSDEPDPLTRIMDTERDPADNIYSYLTNPSKPEAELDSTTAGVPKPATPILPRSKRTEASACRANSAAYTEKWLNASVVRASNGSLYQKSNSIAMPLPTHLEGDSAEPSPTQAFGPKIVGSHEEDIPGTAMRRTLGLNLSPTLCGHRTSSEDGVNQSYEIMESSHSNVLPDQFGYRQLLPTERKASDTASSISGSYYGSRKASKSNSIMGDSENERRISKQDREGLDPESLMFRDGRRKVDMVLAWEEEDLGVMTEAEARRRDLRRSFMENLVKEGLEVELEDKSQSFNEKTFFLKIHLPWRLETRLAEVMNLKLPIKRFITISVKPSWDEENVVLRNVQYWREVWQRLTKKIQLDQSLLEGETTFKAATANGNPEEQFIVKDRATAFTSAQRSLMVMQVLIRTPYDETDRSGIRRLMNDGTYLGCFPLHEGRYDRPHSSGISLDRRVLYQTWAHPSQWYKKQPLCLVRKYFGDKIALYFCWLGFYTEMLVYPSVVGTLCFIYGLATLESEDNTPSKEICNEFGTGNITLCPLCDKACSYQRLSESCLFSRLTYLFDNPSTVFFAIFMSFWATTFLELWKRKQSVLVWEWDLHNVDMDEENRPEFETNATTFRMNPVTREKEPYMSTWNRAIRFVVTGSAVLFMISVVLSAVLGTILYRITLVSVIYGGGGFFVKEHAKLFTSVTAALINLVVIMILTRIYHRMAIRLTNLENPRTHTEYEDSYTFKIFFFEFMNFYSSLIYIAFFKGRFFDYPGDEGARRSEFFRLKNDICDPAGCLSELCIQLAIIMVGKQCWNNFMEYLFPKFWNWWRQRKHKQATKDESHLHMAWEQDYHMQDPGRLALFDEYLEMILQYGFVTLFVAAFPLAPLFALLNNVAEIRLDAYKMVTQARRPLAERVEDIGAWYGILRIITYTAVVSNAFVIAYTSDFIPRMVYKFVYSETHTLAGYIEHSLSIFNTSDYKEEWGASVSERDPDTCQYRGYRNGPKDYDAYGLSPHYWHVFAARLAFVVVFEHVVFVITGIMQFIIPDVPSEVKTQMQREQLLAKEAKYQHGIKRAQGDSQDIMSLFRDASNRTSVAGSQGPNRGSWARRFSRLSDGLDAHVEVAARPRRSVESTVWEVPXHEEEAESEANVSSKG, from the exons ATGAGCAGTCCCGGAGACCGGTCTGGCGCGAAGTCCCAAATATTTCAGATACGCGTCGACAGCGTGGATGGCGAGAGCAACGCTAGGATAACGGAGGCAAGCTCACGAGAGAATCTCATCGTCAACGCAGCCCAGGAGAGCGAGCACCCCAGCGAGCAGTTGGTCTTTCAGTTCCCCC GATTCCTTTCGGTGCCAACGCTGCGGAACCCACGACCTGAGACGACCGCACGGCGTGAGGTGATGTCCAGTCCTGCGAAGAGCGAGCGTATGATCCGCCACAGCCGGACCAAGCTCCGACCACGACGCCTCAGCCAGGACAGTGGCATTGTGGCCGGCCGACTGATCGGCTTCGGGGTGAGTGCACCGATGTCCGAT GAGCCCGATCCACTCACGCGAATAATGGATACCGAGCGAGATCCAGCGGACAACATCTACAGCTACCTGACAAACCCGAGCAAGCCGGAGGCGGAGCTGGATAGCACTACCGCTGGGGTGCCCAAGCCCGCCACTCCAATCCTGCCAAGGTCCAAGCGCACGGAGGCGAGCGCCTGTCGGGCCAACTCTGCTGCCTATACGGAAAAGTGGCTCAACGCCTCTGTGGTGCGAGCCAGCAACGGCTCCCTATACCAAAAGTCGAACTCTATTGCCATGCCGCTGCCCACGCACCTGGAGGGTGATTCGGCGGAACCCAGCCCCACGCAGGCCTTCGGCCCGAAGATTGTCGGAAGTCATGAAGAGGATATTCCGGGCACAGCCATGCGCCGCACTCTAGGCCTTAATCTGAGCCCCACCCTGTGCGGCCACAGGACGAGCTCCGAGGACGGGGTGAATCAGTCGTACGAGATTATGGAATCCTCGCACTCCAACGTGCTGCCCGACCAGTTCGGTTACCGGCAACTGTTGCCCACGGAGCGTAAGGCCTCCGACACAGCGAGCAGCATTAGCGGCAGCTACTACGGCAGCCGGAAGGCGAGCAAGAGCAATAGCATTATGGGGGACTCAGAGAATGAGCGACGCATCAGCAAGCAGGACCGGGAGGGGCTCGATCCCGAGTCCCTCATGTTTCGCGACGGGCGGCGGAAGGTCGACATGGTGCTGGCCTGGGAGGAAGAGGATCTGGGCGTTATGACGGAGGCGGAGGCCCGTCGGCGGGACCTCAGGCGCAGCTTCATGGAGAACCTGGTCAAGGAGGGACTGGAGGTGGAGTTGGAAGACAAGTCGCAGTCGTTCAACGAGAAAACCTTTTTCCTAAAAATCCATCTGCCCTGGCGACTGGAAACCAGACTGGCTGAAGTCATGAACCTGAAGCTGCCCATCAAGCGCTTCATAACCATATCCGTGAAGCCATCTTGG GATGAGGAGAATGTGGTCCTACGGAATGTGCAGTACTGGAGGGAGGTGTGGCAGCGCCTGACCAAAAAGATCCAGCTCGATCAGAGCTTGCTGGAGGGAGAAACAACCTTTAAAGCAGCCACAGCTAATGGAAACCCGGAGGAGCA ATTCATCGTCAAGGATCGTGCCACGGCCTTCACCAGTGCCCAACGCTCCCTGATGGTCATGCAGGTTCTGATACGCACACCTTACGACGAAACCGATCGCAGTGGCATACGGCGATTGATGAACGATGGTACGTACCTGGGGTGCTTCCCCCTGCACGAGGGGCGATACGATCGGCCGCACTCCAGCGGCATCTCCCTCGACAGGCGAGTGCTGTACCAGACCTGGGCACATCCCTCGCAGTGGTACAAGAAACAGCCGCTCTGCCTGGTGCGCAAGTACTTTGGGGACAAGATAGCGCTGTACTTCTGCTGGCTCGGCttctacacggaaatgctggTGTACCCCTCCGTGGTGGGCACTCTCTGTTTCATCTACGGCTTGGCCACCCTGGAGTCCGAAGACAACACGCCCAGCAAGGAGATATGCAACGAGTTTGGCACCGGCAACATCACCCTATGCCCACTCTGTGACAAGGCTTGTAGCTACCAGAGGCTGTCAGAGTCCTGCCTCTTCTCGCGTCTCACTTACCTATTTGACAATCCCTCGACTGTATTCTTCGCCATATTCATGTCCTTCTGGG CCACCACCTTTCTGGAGCTATGGAAACGCAAACAGTCGGTCCTTGTTTGGGAATGGGATTTGCACAACGTCGACATGGATGAGGAGAACCGACCCGAGTTCGAGACTAATGCGACTACATTCCGAATGAATCCCGTCACACGCGAGAAGGAGCCCTACATGTCCACCTGGAACCGGGCCATTCGATTCGTTGTCACCGGCAGTGCGGTGCTCTTTATG ATCTCCGTGGTGCTGTCCGCTGTCCTGGGTACCATCCTGTACCGCATTACGCTGGTGTCGGTCATCTATGGCGGCGGTGGATTTTTCGTGAAGGAGCATGCCAAACTTTTCACCAGTGTCACAGCCGCCTTGATCAATCTGGTGGTCATAATGATACTCACACGA ATCTATCATCGCATGGCAATCAGGCTAACGAATTTGGAGAATCCGCGCACCCACACCGAGTACGAGGACTCCTATACGTTCAAGATCTTCTTCTTTGAGTTTATGAACTTCTACTCGTCGCTCATCTATATTGCCTTCTTCAAGGGCCGCTTCTTCGACTATCCCGGGGACGAAGGGGCGCGGCGGAGCGAGTTTTTCCGTTTGAAGAACGACATCTGTGACCCGGCGGGATGCTTGTCCGAGCTTTGCATCCAACTGGCCATCATCATGGTGGGCAAGCAGTGTTGGAATAACTTTATGGAGTATCTGTTCCCCAAGTTCTGGAACTGGTGGCGCCAGCGAAAACACAAACAG GCGACAAAGGACGAGTCACATCTGCACATGGCTTGGGAGCAGGACTACCATATGCAGGACCCGGGTCGCCTCGCCCTTTTCGATGAGTACCTGGAGATGA TTCTGCAATACGGCTTCGTCACCCTGTTCGTGGCCGCATTTCCCCTGGCCCCGCTCTTTGCGCTTCTTAACAATGTGGCCGAGATCCGGCTGGATGCATACAAGATGGTGACGCAGGCTAGGCGCCCACTGGCCGAGCGCGTCGAGGATATTGGGGCCTGGTACGGCATCCTGCGAATCATCACCTACACGGCCGTCGTCTCGAATGCCTTCGTGATCGCCTACACCAGCGACTTTATACCGCGCATGGTCTACAAGTTCGTATACTCAGAGACCCACACCCTAGCCGGCTACATAGAGCATTCGCTCTCGATATTTAATACCTCGGACTACAAGGAGGAGTGGGGCGCCTCGGTCAGCGAACGCGATCCAGACACCTGTCAATATCGGGGCTATCG GAACGGCCCCAAGGACTACGATGCCTATGGCCTGAGTCCCCATTACTGGCACGTGTTCGCCGCTCGTCTAGCCTTTGTCGTGGTCTTTGAG CACGTCGTGTTTGTAATCACCGGCATCATGCAATTCATCATACCCGATGTGCCGTCCGAGGTGAAGACGCAGATGCAGCGCGAACAGCTGCTGGCCAAGGAGGCTAAGTACCAACACGGTATCAAGCGGGCCCAGGGCGACAGCCAGGACATCATGAGTCTGTTCCGAGATGCCAGCAACCGGACATCGGTGGCCGGCAGCCAGGGCCCCAACCGCGGCAGCTGGGCACGACGATTCAGTCGCCTCAGCGACGGACTCGATGCCCATGTGGAGGTGGCCGCCCGGCCTCGACGGTCTGTTGAGTCCACCGTCTGGGAGGTGCCCTGACACGAGGAGGAGGCCGAGAGCGAGGCTAACGTGTCGAGCAAGGGATAA
- the LOC108151022 gene encoding viral IAP-associated factor homolog has translation MQDPNEDTEWNDVLRAKGIIGPRHKEAEITEDQIQVLMDEAIQRRTDLPHSEGQRDKKINDMSLDELEELEDSEDEAVLEQYRQKRIAEMRATSEKARFGSVREISGQDYVSEVTKAGEGIWVVLHLYANGVPLCALIHHHMKQLAVRFPHTKFLRSVATTCIPNFPEKNLPTIFIYHQGAMRKQFIGPLELRGDKLTVEELEFMLGQVGAVSTEITEDPKPQIRDKLLCELEDKSSEFY, from the exons ATGCAG GACCCAAATGAAGACACCGAGTGGAATGATGTGCTGCGGGCCAAGGGAATCATTGGACCCAGGCATAAGGAGGCCGAAATCACAGAGGACCAGATCCAAGTGCTGATGGATGAAGCGATACAGCGGCGCACAGACCTGCCCCATAGTGAGGGCCAGCGCGACAAAAAGATCAATGACATGTCGCTGGATGAGCTAGAGGAGCTGGAAGACTCCGAAGACGAGGCTGTGCTGGAGCAGTACCGCCAGAAGCGCATTGCGGAGATGCGCGCCACATCCGAGAAGGCCAGGTTCGGCAGCGTGCGTGAAATCTCGGGGCAGGATTATGTCAGCGAGGTTACCAAGGCCGGCGAGGGCATCTGGGTGGTGCTGCACCTGTACGCCAACGGCGTTCCGCTCTGCGCTCTCATCCACCACCACATGAAGCAGCTGGCCGTGCGGTTCCCGCACACAAAATTCCTGCGCTCCGTTGCCACCACTTGCATACCCAACTTCCCCGAAAAGAACCTGCCCACGATATTCATCTACCACCAGGGCGCCATGCGCAAGCAGTTTATTGGCCCCTTGGAGCTGCGCGGAGACAAGCTGACGGTTGAGGAGCTAGAGTTTATGCTCGGTCAGGTGGGCGCCGTTTCCACGGAGATAACCGAGGATCCCAAACCGCAGATCAGGGACAAATTGCTGTGTGAATTGGAGGACAAAAGCTCGGAGTTTTACTAG
- the LOC108151019 gene encoding tubulin polyglutamylase complex subunit 2 isoform X1, protein MNKKLSPEDAFYENLTLGLIKTLSTVPRVCNVNLERRQPLNACQVVNWEQRHCVYLPEDMKKFYLSTDGFVLNWSYQYAPNDIRRVGHIYFPHLLQVTLLRENIETTHSSSGVAHTPTATTSDLPGAGSSSTASLLPLGMPSASSGTGKDKWGNATPTITAKSKIFEINNINEMAKVCMLYESTSSNNPKFYLLELNTLSWQFLAETFSEYLRMSIAHLGLPYWELCFSSFGLPSWTEQLFLLLAPHLLEEHELRRGRVLNPACEHPYNIIDPNIFRGKPKSVAKAAAASSAKQSNK, encoded by the exons atgAACAAGAAACTCTCGCCGGAAGATGCATTCTACGAAAATTTGACGCTGGGCCTCATCAAGACGCTCT CGACCGTGCCACGAGTGTGCAATGTGAACCTGGAGCGACGACAACCGCTGAACGCCTGCCAGGTGGTGAACTGGGAGCAGAGACACTGTGTCTACCTGCCGGAGGACATGAAGAAGTTCTACCTGTCCACCGACGGATTCGTGCTCAACTGGAGCTATCAGTATGCGC CCAATGACATTCGCCGCGTGGGACACATCTACTTTCCGCACCTGCTGCAGGTGACCCTTCTTCGGGAGAACATCGAGACGACGCACTCCAGCAGTGGGGTTGCTCATACGCCGACTGCCACCACGTCTGACCTGCCGGGAGCTGGCTCCAGTTCGACGGCCAGTCTTTTGCCCCTGGGAATGCCGAGCGCCTCTAGTGGCACGGGCAAGGACAAGTGGGGAAACGCCACGCCAACCATCACGGCCAAGTCCAAGATATTCGAGATAAACAACATCAACGAGATGGCAAAG GTATGCATGTTGTACGAGTCGACAAGCTCGAATAATCCAAAGTTCTATTTGCTGGAGCTGAACACCCTGAGCTGGCAGTTCCTGGCGGAGACCTTCAGCGAATACCTACGGATGTCCATCGCCCATCTGGGACTACCCTACTGGGAGCTGTGCTTCTCCAGCTTCGGCCTTCCTTCGTGGACCGAGCAGCTCTTCCTACTGCTCGCCCCCCACCTGCTCGAGGAGCACGAGCTGAGGCGCGGCCGCGTCCTCAATCCGGCCTGCGAGCACCCTTACAACATCATCGATCCCAACATATTCCGGGGCAAGCCAAAGAGCGTGGCCAAGGCGGCGGCGGCCAGCAGTGCCAAGCAGAGTAATAAGTGA
- the LOC108151019 gene encoding tubulin polyglutamylase complex subunit 2 isoform X2, producing MNKKLSPEDAFYENLTLGLIKTLSTVPRVCNVNLERRQPLNACQVVNWEQRHCVYLPEDMKKFYLSTDGFVLNWSYQYAPNDIRRVGHIYFPHLLQVTLLRENIETTHSSSGVAHTPTATTSDLPGAGSSSTASLLPLGMPSASSGTGKDKWGNATPTITAKSKIFEINNINEMAKLNTLSWQFLAETFSEYLRMSIAHLGLPYWELCFSSFGLPSWTEQLFLLLAPHLLEEHELRRGRVLNPACEHPYNIIDPNIFRGKPKSVAKAAAASSAKQSNK from the exons atgAACAAGAAACTCTCGCCGGAAGATGCATTCTACGAAAATTTGACGCTGGGCCTCATCAAGACGCTCT CGACCGTGCCACGAGTGTGCAATGTGAACCTGGAGCGACGACAACCGCTGAACGCCTGCCAGGTGGTGAACTGGGAGCAGAGACACTGTGTCTACCTGCCGGAGGACATGAAGAAGTTCTACCTGTCCACCGACGGATTCGTGCTCAACTGGAGCTATCAGTATGCGC CCAATGACATTCGCCGCGTGGGACACATCTACTTTCCGCACCTGCTGCAGGTGACCCTTCTTCGGGAGAACATCGAGACGACGCACTCCAGCAGTGGGGTTGCTCATACGCCGACTGCCACCACGTCTGACCTGCCGGGAGCTGGCTCCAGTTCGACGGCCAGTCTTTTGCCCCTGGGAATGCCGAGCGCCTCTAGTGGCACGGGCAAGGACAAGTGGGGAAACGCCACGCCAACCATCACGGCCAAGTCCAAGATATTCGAGATAAACAACATCAACGAGATGGCAAAG CTGAACACCCTGAGCTGGCAGTTCCTGGCGGAGACCTTCAGCGAATACCTACGGATGTCCATCGCCCATCTGGGACTACCCTACTGGGAGCTGTGCTTCTCCAGCTTCGGCCTTCCTTCGTGGACCGAGCAGCTCTTCCTACTGCTCGCCCCCCACCTGCTCGAGGAGCACGAGCTGAGGCGCGGCCGCGTCCTCAATCCGGCCTGCGAGCACCCTTACAACATCATCGATCCCAACATATTCCGGGGCAAGCCAAAGAGCGTGGCCAAGGCGGCGGCGGCCAGCAGTGCCAAGCAGAGTAATAAGTGA